A stretch of Podospora bellae-mahoneyi strain CBS 112042 chromosome 5, whole genome shotgun sequence DNA encodes these proteins:
- a CDS encoding hypothetical protein (EggNog:ENOG503NU0W; COG:S), with the protein MSMAGPTLDNDGHGGTLPDVEFAIHHVFLPPKVPQSDDTTGTGEAFLIRSFLKSLRKFTALQPEEATRLQPLVRMIERLLRLHINESKQQVTSEVLHELSDGESAVFYVREQNAGLLLTGKVNTILAQGFELLSDNASVMSNRGRLIRQFPNAAAEFPRTLLMDPKFLKEFADHLCELSKTPIAAVRPKTRKANANHDEYRDTVSPVLVTGMLVAILQGLGQVISPTTITKRMREQVNWDDTDKPFHRSPLWVLLRAAVGILLRQSSGPIDRDFLYKSVTTFYHAFLLDMATNCGLDSDLRFTMAAKINRRIVKLDHLVELPWMTLVQKVVARNHDELKGRWLAAQEKCLSNTDRPLAGLRFADDTNLQLTGLKKHLTGIESRPSADTVDPGPGDDSTMPEFSSTSPPSLHSNPDMRPFVLLNFEAWVDQHLSSWVVSQLDKNNKQHDRAAHGIGELECMIQTYLCFAKNLYVNDPEALSMMYLVTMELWVALDRIAGDAIPLLLEYDPGFTSDIFYPLILPTKRRMERLQTVENYLANRRTGTYPPMFCDFGGANSFAVRYFDASLPGGHSDLHSQIVSYAERNKHQKLEEFDGKRQEYVKLSSERSQTDHNRIWNPQSCRFQCSWDCKACDLDARLQTITIRRFEWPLPTNRCEAIAVVFEIAVPSVVLVWRNTTVHIFLSILMNSDICKERAPLELYYPEEHSGLQHFTGSTSSIKLASVVKSVERSHYGSTQHISMFTEANICVEHGCRYDYYHTGKKLKQDEIFERPSIHSACSHAAHEQNAHLSKFIRHSSHDSNYIMSSQDCCPQDMTLEAFRAFGHHRSGDSLQWGNTLSQLTMPSLDLNRQSTFLLVMQSCTEAGAQDKLNSVYRKAHNDAADELFAGKFLGALEDAFARFHENWQNDIAVGLLACLATRILSLTSSSSIASGVLQLLARIRQTSMAWTRQLLRKRSKSSSENEREALAHRALMTAFICMSTFDMDSDLLDPLLSSPKQLSYFVEAAVTACDHLPSKLSNPVYCFMAYRWRNVMYRSMGMMRAEIIGNRNFGFGSAVQHIWAAFDPSQSTWLTRQGSQGHIVESSMSRNGKNTKASWNMLTGELLVNGYPLSRLPRKFEADQNYSQLFGTRVLEVVPSTIQGMHFSTRQDQDGWIVHFAMLNGKVVIQAVKRGSNDEELWEFIPRSCFSGGLSNSFVMDFSHWRNNSTGEIEFRPAATPWKHSPDHWLLAKEGVRTVLRRDQDLVIDLDSDTARAISTRLEPLDCKENIDMIFHHGADKGQLNVTLPRFALSFSLAPGSSSLRSKHYAGMIIDERQEIGALIGLESKLVLRDEKHVDNLQPSRLLLIPRGQPTVTMHDDHVRVKILTENIPHVKHEAFRIDTRLGQLVDNGSLVSKLYLCLLHALTSHCLPDPLTSRTGTEEATRVLQLSAVRSFQRLESDCIAILKKISDLSPKRSFYPKHLQNMEQCSWDPNLPVLSQYDGFQAIVEEIVAHAEDCEVLYEQSEGGAGEAILELAESVETHLLTERAIIRNSSFRVTQFGAEDHSARHDVSYGGRHSKGREVERSSIARNIALMVSSGAPQLLFPTTPNLKRSILSITSNSFSGNPRVGLGFNAGYYEKPEVALKELWCGLHRALATEENSYRIIFFLSSLSFATKANLDVVQALLAIATQRRMSGGLVTPPDEQFFDLAHDRLSLRERVESIVKEERLSMKLCPDMPVYRQQHESESDFQARYYQEWKALSGSMVGELVSDFESQWSKSWTVTRPSSRQSCEHWVPLSVVIPLVNKTLDLTRRTILFTDYLDSLALAIEGMTCLATSRGSLVASLPFVDDENTQRPSTTPIGFIKDTSLFSSPPPETHRPVPERFLDLLEEIPPVDVGKRPITNLIEHISALGQEKEHQRIYVHELHQSSKSVGTVHVRLKTHGQALFSRLSQYLIKCQGDSARIENDIVRALKCGGVSKELSISADLFPRISPIFLLQHLRKDRWIKLPPEWRLALINYALSLAYLQRAERLVNSCQSANRRVDFLKELRNFGHHDEKDFDPLDWPEYVLLEVEQGILIRPVQHQIAAHMRQPPEGKSCVMQLNMGEGKSSVIVPIVSIAISDGSCLARVVVAKAQAKQMEHTLVSAIGRLVGRRVYFLPISRAVRVDGKAIRAIARLIRQCREECGVLLVQPEHILSFKLMGLEGVWNKHPMAQTILSTYSELESISRDIVDESDENFSVKFELIYTMGSQQPVDMSPERWVLIQDLLGVVRDVAKKLKRGDAKQSGPTDGLLFEEEPNSGRFPTIRTLDDSAGTQLMEATARELCRLGMRGLPIQHQTRQMRDAVLQYIMDPDVDQQHIEMVENDRSGLVQNDTMRRGLFLLRGLLASGVLQFALNQKRFRVNYGLAPDRQPATMLAVPYRAKDSPAPRSEFSQTDVVIVLTCLSYYYRGLTEAELFLSLEMLSTSDRAEQEYSVWSRASPLLDRALRHFSAVNLKDKTLCTEKLFPGLRFSKPVIDYYLSTVVFPKGMREFPFKLSSSGWDLAKRKAHTLTGFSGTTDSKYVVPLYINPLVLPEQIYTNSHVLACLLQSENTVVELGTEQEDLCALTVNMLLSAVIKSIQAMRVILDVGAQIVELSNLQFAKHWLSVVSDADAVIFFNDNDELSVVTRDGTVESFYTSPFKTQTEQCLVFLDQAHTRGTDLRLPDDYRAAVTLGPGITKDTLVQACMRMRKLGSGQSVTFCLSPEMQRRVRDYNGMDASQPITVMHVLAFAISETWDDAQRSVPLWATQGLRHQHQEEILSRVGGYDKLQVEDVEEYLEAEAKTLEMRYRPGPGTQAQSLSCQLEDASSLVSRRADVAAIRAKCIKFGFENLDSVVTLEEEQERELAPEIEQERHIERPEPMKPLKHSLHPDIRLFVVTGRLDRESRAVLPAFHTMLRSSASKVFPANKFRSSLLVTKDFANTVRPSQAGYCSDSYQRPVQWILTSKISGDTTQTDTGSRMLMVVISPHEAEIIKSQILRDSNVAGTLHSYLPRSSLSFRSMEDLKTFTYPFMTPTQLEEWTPPPELIMQLNLFAGQLYLRSYEEYVRMCRYLGLSFTENKSDGSDGVVVGADGFVGRAGGKGYEDCPFEESPVGFLSVLYKRLRRDCANIDRTHMGIVLAGGILTEKDFEGIGDDEEGTGGLEKGVGRMRLD; encoded by the exons ATGAGCATGGCAGGTCCGACTCTGGACAACGATGGCCATGGAGGGACACTGCCGGATGTCGAATTCGCGATCCATCATGTGTTCTTACCGCCAAAGGTGCCCCAGTCCGACGACACCACTGGGACTGGAGAGGCCTTTCTCATCCGTTCGTTTCTCAAATCGCTACGCAAGTTTACAGCTCTGCAGCCGGAAGAGGCGACACGACTGCAGCCCTTGGTGCGAATGATCGAGCGACTCTTGCGACTGCACATCAACGAGTCAAAGCAGCAAGTTACGAGTGAGGTTTTGCACGAATTGAGTGATGGTG AATCCGCCGTGTTTTATGTTCGGGAGCAAAATGCTGGCCTGCTTCTTACCGGAAAGGTCAATACCATCTTGGCCCAGGGCTTCGAACTCTTGTCGGACAATGCATCGGTCATGTCAAACCGAGGACGTCTGATCCGCCAATTCCCAAATGCGGCAGCAGAGTTCCCTCGGACCTTGTTGATGGATCCCAAGTTCTTGAAAGAATTTGCCGATCACCTTTGCGAGTTGAGCAAAACCCCAATCGCAGCGGTCCGTCCCAAGACTCGCAAGGCGAACGCCAATCATGACGAATATCGTGACACCGTTTCCCCTGTATTGGTCACGGGCATGCTTGTGGCGATCCTTCAAGGGCTGGGCCAAGTCATCAGTCCCACAACCATTACCAAGCGAATGAGGGAGCAGGTCAATTGGGACGACACTGATAAACCATTCCACCGGTCCCCGCTTTGGGTTCTTCTTCGTGCTGCCGTTGGAATCTTGCTTCGCCAAAGCTCAGGGCCGATTGACCGAGACTTCCTGTACAAATCTGTCACCACTTTTTATCATGCCTTCCTGCTCGACATGGCCACCAACTGTGGTCTCGATAGTGACCTTCGATTCACCATGGCCGCGAAAATTAACCGCAGAATTGTCAAGCTCGATCACTTGGTGGAACTACCTTGGATGACGCTCGTCCAAAAGGTTGTGGCTCGCAATCATGATGAGCTCAAGGGTAGATGGCTTGCTGCCCAAGAAAAATGTCTGTCAAATACTGACAGACCACTTGCGGGCCTTCGCTTTGCCGACGATACCAACCTTCAGCTCACCGGGCTCAAGAAACACCTGACCGGGATTGAATCTCGTCCATCAGCCGACACGGTTGATCCTGGACCTGGCGATGATTCAACAATGCCTGAGTTCTCGTCGACGTCGCCTCCTTCGCTACACTCAAACCCGGACATGCGGCCATTTGTTCTCTTGAACTTTGAGGCCTGGGTCGATCAACATCTATCGTCATGGGTGGTCTCTCAACTtgacaagaacaacaagcaGCACGACAGGGCTGCACATGGTATCGGTGAACTGGAATGCATGATCCAGACGTATCTTTGCTTTGCCAAAAACTTGTATGTCAACGACCCGGAGGCATTGTCCATGATGTATTTGGTTACCATGGAGCTGTGGGTTGCATTGGACCGGATCGCTGGCGACGCCATTCCCCTCTTGTTGGAGTATGACCCTGGCTTTACTTCCGACATATTCTATCCTTTGATTCTGCCGACGAAGAGGCGAATGGAGCGGCTGCAGACAGTTGAGAACTATCTCGCCAACCGTCGAACAGGCACCTACCCACCTATGTTTTGCGATTTTGGTGGGGCCAACTCCTTTGCCGTTCGGTACTTTGATGCGTCTCTTCCTGGTGGACATTCCGATCTGCATTCCCAGATTGTTTCGTACGCGGAGAGGAATAAACATCAGAAGCTCGAGGAGTTTGACGGAAAGCGCCAGGAGTATGTCAAGTTGTCCTCGGAACGATCACAAACGGACCATAACAGGATATGGAACCCGCAATCTTGCAGGTTCCAATGTTCCTGGGATTGTAAAGCATGTGATCTGGATGCAAGGCTACAGACGATAACAATTCGAAGGTTCGAGTGGCCACTACCTACGAATCGCTGCGAGGCCATAGCAGTTGTTTTCGAGATTGCTGTCCCCAGCGTCGTGCTTGTTTGGCGGAACACCACCGTGCATATCTTCCTGTCTATTCTGATGAACAGCGATATTTGTAAGGAGAGGGCGCCCCTGGAGCTTTACTACCCCGAAGAGCATTCTGGCTTGCAACACTTTACCGGAAGCACCAGTAGCATCAAGCTGGCATCGGTGGTCAAATCTGTCGAGAGGTCTCACTACGGCAGTACGCAACACATCAGCATGTTCACTGAAGCGAATATCTGTGTTGAGCATGGATGCCGATACGACTATTACCACACTGGGAAGAAGTTGAAGCAGGATGAGATCTTCGAGAGGCCGTCCATCCACAGCGCGTGTTCGCACGCAGCGCACGAACAAAACGCTCACTTGAGTAAATTTATTCGGCACAGCTCTCACGACTCAAACTACATCATGTCCTCCCAAGATTGTTGTCCCCAGGATATGACGCTCGAAGCGTTCAGGGCTTTCGGACATCATCGTTCAGGGGATAGCCTCCAATGGGGCAACACCCTGAGTCAGTTGACTATGCCCTCACTAGACCTGAATCGACAGTCTACCTTTCTTTTAGTGATGCAATCATGCACCGAGGCTGGCGCCCAGGACAAACTCAATTCAGTTTATCGTAAGGCTCACAATGATGCAGCAGATGAGCTCTTTGCTGGCAAGTTTCTTGGGGCGTTGGAAGACGCATTTGCCCGATTCCACGAAAACTGGCAGAATGACATTGCTGTCGGGCTGTTGGCCTGTTTGGCCACTCGTATTCTGTCCCTGACCAGCTCTTCTTCTATCGCTTCAGGGGTCCTCCAGCTCTTGGCCCGCATCAGGCAAACCTCCATGGCATGGACCCGACAGCTTTTGCGCAAACGATCTAAGAGTTCGTCTGAAAATGAACGCGAGGCGCTCGCCCACAGAGCACTTATGACAGCTTTCATTTGCATGTCGACATTTGACATGGATTCTGATCTGCTCGACCCACTGCTTTCGTCACCAAAACAGCTCTCATACTTTGTCGAGGCTGCAGTCACCGCATGCGATCACCTTCCTTCCAAGTTATCCAATCCTGTCTATTGCTTTATGGCTTACAGGTGGCGAAATGTGATGTATCGGTCAATGGGAATGATGCGAGCAGAGATTATTGGAAATCGGAATTTCGGTTTTGGGTCCGCAGTTCAACATATTTGGGCCGCCTTCGATCCATCTCAGTCAACGTGGTTAACTCGGCAAGGGTCACAGGGCCATATTGTCGAGTCTTCGATGTCCAGGAACGGGAAGAACACCAAGGCAAGCTGGAACATGTTGACAGGAGAGCTCCTTGTCAATGGATATCCGCTTTCACGGCTCCCTCGGAAATTTGAGGCCGATCAGAATTACAGCCAATTGTTTGGAACACGGGTTCTCGAGGTTGTGCCATCCACGATTCAAGGTATGCACTTCTCCACTCGCCAGGACCAGGACGGATGGATTGTGCATTTTGCTATGTTGAACGGCAAAGTTGTGATACAAGCTGTCAAGAGGGGATCAAACGACGAGGAGCTCTGGGAATTCATCCCACGTTCTTGCTTCTCGGGAGGCCTTTCTAATTCGTTCGTCATGGACTTTTCACACTGGAGAAATAATAGCACCGGCGAAATTGAGTTTcgtccagcagcaacaccatggAAGCACTCGCCTGATCACTGGCTCCTCGCAAAAGAAGGCGTCCGAACAGTTTTAAGGCGAGACCAAGACCTTGTCATAGACCTTGACAGCGACACGGCTCGCGCAATTTCGACTAGACTGGAGCCTTTAGACTGCAAGGAGAACATTGACATGATATTTCATCACGGTGCAGACAAGGGCCAGCTGAATGTCACTTTGCCCAGATTcgctctttccttctcccttGCACCAGGCAGTTCAAGTCTTCGTTCGAAGCATTACGCCGGAATGATTATCGACGAACGTCAGGAAATCGGTGCTCTAATTGGGCTCGAGAGCAAGCTGGTTCTACGAGACGAGAAACATGTGGACAACTTACAGCCTTCACGACTCCTTCTCATACCTCGTGGCCAGCCCACTGTCACAATGCATGATGACCATGTCCGCGTCAAGATCCTAACGGAAAACATACCACACGTCAAGCACGAAGCATTCAGAATTGACACCCGACTTGGTCAACTCGTCGACAATGGATCATTGGTCAGCAAGCTATATCTATGCTTGCTGCACGCTTTGACATCCCACTGTCTCCCTGATCCTTTGACCAGTCGCACTGGCACTGAAGAGGCAACCAGAGTACTGCAGCTCTCAGCGGTCCGGTCGTTCCAACGCCTGGAAAGCGATTGCATCGCAATCCTCAAGAAAATATCTGACCTGTCGCCGAAAAGAAGCTTTTATCCAAAACACCTACAAAACATGGAACAGTGCAGTTGGGATCCTAACCTTCCCGTGCTCTCTCAGTATGATGGATTTCAGGCAATCGTCGAGGAAATTGTGGCACATGCTGAAGATTGTGAGGTGCTATACGAGCAAagcgagggtggtgctggcgagGCAATCCTTGAGTTGGCCGAGAGTGTGGAGACCCATCTTCTCACCGAGCGAGCAATCATCAGAAATTCGAGCTTCCGAGTCACTCAGTTTGGGGCCGAGGACCATTCGGCTCGGCATGATGTCAGTTACGGAGGACGGCACAGCAAAGGTCGGGAAGTCGAACGTTCAAGCATAGCCCGGAACATTGCATTGATGGTCAGCTCTGGAGCTCCGCAACTATTGTTTCCCACAACACCGAACCTCAAGCGATCGATCTTGTCCATAACTAGCAACAGCTTTTCTGGGAATCCTCGAGTCGGCTTGGGATTCAACGCCGGGTACTATGAGAAGCCCGAGGTCGCTCTGAAGGAGCTCTGGTGCGGGCTGCACCGAGCACTCGCCACAGAAGAGAATTCTTACCggatcatcttcttcctctcttccctctcttttGCAACCAAGGCAAATCTCGACGTGGTTCAAGCCTTGTTGGCCATAGCTACTCAGCGACGCATGTCTGGAGGTCTGGTCACCCCTCCCGACGAGCAGTTCTTTGATCTGGCCCATGACCGACTGTCATTGCGGGAAAGAGTTGAGAGCATCGTGAAAGAGGAGCGGTTATCCATGAAGCTATGCCCCGACATGCCCGTCTACAGACAACAACACGAGAGCGAAAGTGACTTCCAAGCAAGGTACTATCAAGAATGGAAAGCTCTCTCTGGTTCAATGGTTGGAGAACTGGTTTCAGACTTTGAAAGTCAGTGGTCGAAGTCTTGGACAGTCACGAGGCCTTCTTCGCGACAGTCTTGTGAGCACTGGGTACCTCTTAGTGTTGTGATACCATTGGTGAACAAGACGCTGGATCTCACCAGAAGGACAATTCTGTTCACAGACTATCTAGACAGCTTGGCGCTAGCCATTGAAGGCATGACCTGTCTAGCAACATCTCGTGGTTCTTTAGTGGCATCATTGCCATTTGTCGATGATGAGAACACGCAACGGCCATCCACTACACCAATTGGCTTCATCAAGGACACTTCGCTTTTCTCCAGTCCGCCACCTGAAACCCATCGCCCCGTGCCAGAGAGATTCTTGGATCTGTTGGAAGAGATACCACCCGTTGACGTGGGAAAGAGGCCAATCACAAACCTTATCGAGCATATATCAGCTCTTGGACAGGAAAAGGAACACCAGCGAATCTACGTACACGAGCTTCACCAGAGTTCTAAAAGTGTCGGCACCGTACACGTCAGACTCAAGACACATGGACAGGCTCTTTTCTCCCGACTCTCCCAATATCTCATCAAGTGTCAAGGCGACAGCGCGCGGATCGAAAATGACATCGTGAGGGCATTGAAGTGCGGTGGAGTTTCCAAGGAGCTTTCTATCAGCGCCGACCTGTTTCCACGGATATCTCCCATTTTTCTTCTGCAGCATCTCAGAAAGGATAGATGGATCAAGTTACCTCCCGAGTGGCGATTGGCTTTGATCAACTATGCCCTTTCGCTCGCATACCTGCAGCGGGCCGAGCGCCTAGTAAACTCCTGCCAATCCGCCAACCGGCGAGTCGACTTTCTCAAGGAACTTCGAAATTTTGGGCACCATGACGAGAAAGACTTCGACCCCTTGGACTGGCCAGAGTATGTGCTGCTGGAGGTTGAACAAGGCATTTTGATACGGCCGGTACAGCATCAGATTGCTGCACACATGCGCCAGCCTCCGGAGGGGAAAAGCTGCGTCATGCAGCTCAATATGGGGGAGGGCAAATCTTCAGTCATTGTTCCCATTGTCTCTATTGCGATCTCAGATGGATCCTGCCTAGCACGTGTGGTTGTTGCCAAGGCACAGGCAAAGCAGATGGAACACACACTTGTCAGTGCCATTGGCCGCTTGGTTGGCCGTCGCGTCTATTTTCTTCCCATCTCCAGGGCCGTCCGCGTTGACGGCAAGGCCATCAGAGCCATTGCACGCTTGATACGGCAATGCAGGGAGGAATGCGGTGTGTTACTTGTACAGCCTGAGCACATCTTGTCATTCAAGCTCATGGGATTGGAGGGAGTTTGGAACAAGCATCCTATGGCTCAAACGATCCTTAGCACATATAGTGAGCTTGAAAGCATCTCTCGTGATATTGTGGATGAGAGTGATGAAAACTTCAGTGTCAAGTTTGAGCTCATCTACACCATGGGAAGTCAGCAGCCAGTCGATATGAGCCCCGAGAGATGGGTGTTGATCCAAGACTTGTTAGGTGTCGTCAGGGATGtcgccaagaagctcaagcgTGGGGATGCAAAACAATCAGGGCCAACTGATGGACTCCTTTTCGAAGAGGAGCCCAACAGTGGTCGGTTTCCAACAATTCGGACCCTCGATGACTCTGCTGGTACGCAGCTGATGGAGGCCACTGCTCGCGAGCTGTGCCGTTTGGGCATGAGAGGCCTGCCCATCCAGCATCAGACCAGACAGATGCGTGATGCAGTTCTACAGTACATTATGGATCCTGATGTTGATCAACAGCACattgagatggtggagaaTGATCGGTCCGGTCTCGTTCAGAACGACACCATGAGAAGAGGACTTTTCCTGCTGAGAGGACTTCTGGCATCTGGTGTGCTTCAGTTTGCCCTGAATCAAAAGCGTTTTCGCGTCAACTATGGACTTGCACCGGACCGGCAACCAGCAACGATGCTTGCAGTACCGTACAGGGCGAAGGATTCGCCGGCCCCACGTTCCGAGTTCAGCCAGACAGATGTTGTCATCGTTCTGACGTGCCTGAGCTACTACTACCGTGGTTTGACGGAGGCCGAGCTTTTTCTGTCCCTCGAGATGCTTTCAACCTCTGATCGGGCTGAGCAAGAGTACTCCGTCTGGTCTCGAGCTTCTCCGCTCCTAGACCGTGCACTGAGACATTTCTCTGCTGTCAACCTGAAGGACAAAACACTATGCACAGAAAAGCTCTTCCCAGGTTTGCGCTTCTCGAAACCGGTCATCGATTACTACCTGTCCACCGTTGTCTTTCCGAAGGGGATGAGAGAGTTTCCATTCAAGCTTTCGAGCTCTGGATGGGATCTCGCCAAGCGAAAGGCACATACACTCACGGGCTTTAGCGGGACAACGGACTCGAAATATGTCGTCCCCCTATACATAAACCCGCTGGTTCTTCCAGAGCAGATATATACCAACTCTCATGTGCTAGCATGTCTGTTGCAGAGCGAGAACACGGTTGTGGAGCTGGGAACTGAGCAGGAAGACCTCTGCGCCTTGACCGTGAACATGCTCCTGTCAGCGGTTATCAAGTCGATCCAGGCGATGCGCGTCATTCTTGACGTTGGTGCGCAGATCGTTGAGCTCAGCAATCTTCAATTTGCCAAGCACTGGCTTTCTGTTGTCTCGGATGCAGACGCTGTCATCTTTTTCAACGACAACGATGAGCTGTCGGTGGTCACTCGAGATGGGACGGTGGAGTCGTTCTACACTTCACCTTTCAAGACTCAGACGGAGCAGTGTCTCGTTTTCCTCGACCAGGCACATACCCGCGGTACCGATCTTAGATTGCCAGATGACTACAGGGCTGCCGTGACTCTGGGTCCAGGGATAACAAAGGACACTCTTGTACAAG CCTGTATGAGAATGCGGAAGCTTGGCAGCGGCCAATCAGTCACATTTTGTCTCTCCCCCGAAATGCAAAGGAGAGTTCGCGATTATAATGGCATGGATGCCTCACAGCCCATCACCGTCATGCATGTTCTTGCGTTTGCCATATCCGAAACGTGGGATGACGCCCAGCGAAGCGTTCCGCTCTGGGCGACCCAGGGCTTGcgtcatcaacaccaggaGGAAATCTTGAGTCGTGTTGGAGGTTATGACAAGCTCcaggttgaagatgttgaagAGTATCTTGAGGCCGAGGCAAAGACTTTGGAGATGCGGTACCGACCAGGACCAGGAACTCAGGCTCAGAGTTTGTCTTGCCAGCTTGAGGATGCTTCGAGTTTGGTGTCGAGACGGGCCGACGTTGCTGCCATTCGGGCGAAGTGTATCAAGTTTGGCTTCGAAAACTTGGACTCGGTTGTCACactggaagaagaacaggagCGGGAGCTAGCTCCAGAGATCGAGCAAGAACGACACATTGAGCGTCCGGAACCTATGAAGCCGCTCAAACACTCACTTCATCCAGATATCAGACTGTTTGTCGTAACTGGCAGGCTGGATCGAGAAAGTAGGGCAGTCTTGCCCGCATTTCACACCATGCTGCGAAGCAGTGCGTCGAAGGTCTTCCCCGCGAACAAGTTCCGGTCTAGTCTACTGGTCACTAAAGATTTTGCCAATACTGTTCGGCCCAGCCAAGCTGGCTACTGCTCTGATTCATATCAGCGACCCGTCCAATGGATCCTGACTTCGAAGATCTCCGGAGATACCACACAGACGGACACGGGCTCAAGAATGCTGATGGTTGTGATCAGCCCCCACGAAGCGGAGATTATCAAGTCTCAGATTCTCCGGGACTCCAACGTCGCGGGCACTCTGCACAGCTACCTCCCACGTTCGAGTCTCTCTTTCCGGAGTATGGAAGACCTCAAGACATTTACATACCCGTTCATGACACCAACGCAGCTCGAAGAGTGGACACCGCCCCCAGAGCTGATCATGCAGCTCAATCTCTTTGCCGGGCAGCTCTATCTTCGCAGTTATGAAGAATATGTCCGGATGTGTCGGTATCTCGGGCTGTCGTTTACCGAGAACAAGAGTGATGGTTCTGacggggttgtggtgggagcGGATGGGTTTGTTGGTCGCGCTGGTGGGAAGGGCTATGAGGATTGTCCTTTTGAGGAGAGTCCTGTTGGGTTCTTGAGCGTGCTTTAcaagaggttgaggagggattgTGCAAACATTGATAGGACGCACATGGGGATTGTTTTGGCGGGAGGGATTCTGACGGAGaaggattttgaggggattggtgacgatgaagaggggACTGGAGGTTTGGAGAAGGGGGTAGGACGGATGAGGTTGGATTGA